AGCTCACTCAGATGGACGGAGTTATCAGGTGAGTAGTAACTTTCTCACAGCAAAACAACTGGTAgaatttttcttgttttgttttcaaataACTTTCAAATCATGCCCAAAGTGTTGCAGGTATAACGTAGCAGTTTCACCTGGAAAACTTTGCATTGCacaatgatttaatttttttctttggcagatGAATAGCTACACTTCCCTCAGGTGGATTACTGGATTCATACACTATTCATTCTTAAATTGGGGAACATTTAATGCAACTACTCTTCTTAAATGTGAGAAACCTGACCCAGCTGACAGGGTTTTACATTTGGAAAGAGAGAACAGATCTCCAGGGAAAACTTTGCACAATTTTACcacttaccccaaatgtagtcaTTAAACCATGACTTGTTTGAAGTCTCACCTAAagtctcacccaaaatcttttccataaatCCTGCCCAAATTTTCAAATACTTGCCCCATACTCTGTGGAGTATGATGAAGTAAATTTGAGTTTTTGCTTCCAGTGTGTTTCTTTAGTGGTTATCTTTCATCGAATAATATCAGTGTTTGACCAAACTACCTCCAGCACAGTGTATTAAACACCTCTGCCATGCATTTCTGATCTCAGGTCAGTGATAAAGCGTCTGCAGAACGACACTCTGTTGGTGGTGATGGGAGATCATGGGATGACTGACACCGGGGATCACGGAGGAGAAAGCCAGAAGGAAACGGACGCTGCTCTGTTTCTCTACAGCGGCTCACCTCTGTTCCCACATCCTGATGCACAGGTGAGTTATCTCCACTGCTGTACATCCCAGAATTCCTTGCAGGACCTGTACACCTTCTCAGTGGCGTCTTCTCTCAGATCAGATCTTTAGAATCTACACTGTATAAATGACCTTGGGTTTGTTCAGATATTTTACATATGTGTTAAATCAGCAGGTGGAGCCTGAGGTGGTGCCTCAGACTGATTTAGTGCCTACCCTGGCCTTGCTGCTGGGAATTCCCATCCCCTACAGCAGCGTGGGTCAGGTGATGCTCCCGCTTTTCCCCAGAAACAGCTCTCTGGATGCACCTGTGGGTCTCAGCCAGGTGGAGGCGCTGTGGATTAACGTCAAACAGGTGAGAAGTTCAAGAACTCGGACTGTACATAAGCTGAAACAAAGCAGTGGCTCTGGACTGCAAagcttttattgttttctgATAAGATAAACGACTGAacttattatgtatttataacGTCATTATAAAGAACTGGATAAGGTGTGGTAATATTGACTCGATTAATTAGTATTCACAAAGATATTTTGGCATCTGTCACAAAAATATATGATAACACGGAATTTCTTATCTACATGTGATGCCTTTCTTCTCTGTGTGAGGATGGAAAACAAAACGTGcattaaaatgtacagaaatacaaaaataccaATGACTAGATGTCACTGGTACAGCCTGAAAAAAGCTTTCTTGATAAATCCACACACAATTAGTTTTTTGGCTGAAATATGGACAATCTACTACTGAGTACATACCTCTAGAAGAACAAAaaatcatgttactgagaaaccacaaagtgtaaactcgtgaagactttcccaagactgttacaaagcactgacactggagactccttccataaatgttacatcaacatctcctaacagaaaacttcaccttataCACTTATACAACTTCTACATATTTCttcattaaattacatttttgtttattattaggtttaggtTATATGGAGAGTCCACCatactgtgaatgagctgtttctataaaaacaataatatgcgcattaatattaatacaaacctgtgatttgcagcttcactactgtcatagctgctgttatagaaaatgaatcaacacctttgaccaatcagattcaagaattcaacagtgctgtggtgtaattcAGGATAAAACTCATATTCATTAACAGGAACTCGATGGACTTTAGTTCCCCTGATGTCTGTTATTCACTAAGGCTCTGGCTAAACCCCTGTATTTTTGGTCTCATGTACAGGTTCATCGGTTTTTGGAGACCTACTCCAGCATGGCCAAAGACATTCCAGCAGACAGTTTGTCTCAGCTGCGGGCTCACTTCTCCCAGATCTCTTCTCAGTACATGAGCTCGATGCGTGATGGAACTCCTCCTCCCCCTGAACTGGTGGCCTCCATGCAGGAGTACCTAAGCTCCGTTAGAGAGACCTGTCGTGCCTCCTGGGCTCGCTTCAACCCTCTGAAAATGGCAGTGGGCCTGCTGGTCCTGGGTTTTGGGTGCATCTTGTGCTACGTTATCTCAGAACTGTCTGTTGCGGTCCTCCAGGGCACCATGTTGAAGACTCCAGTGCTTGCTGGGCTGATGTTCGGAGGAGCGGTTGCTGTGGGTCAAATATTCACTTTGGGATATGTGGAAGTCTCGTGGTGTTTTGGAGCTGCTGTGTTGTTTTCCGAGGCTTTATTCCTGTGGAGGGCTCGGAGGGTGTGTCCTCGTGGCCGACTGTCTCACTGGCGCCTTTTAACTCTGCCATTGCTCGTGCTCCTCCTGCGCTGTGCATCCTTGCTCTCGGACAGCTACGTGATCTCTGAGGGACGTGTGGTCACATTCTTACTGTTCAGCCTAGGCCTCTACGTTCCACTTCAACTCAACTGGGATGGACTTCTGGTGCCTGCACCTTCTACTGATACTCAGAAACCTCCCGGACTTCTTGCACCCTCGTTGCCTCCCTCGGTAGTCCGGCGTGAGAGTGGCACTTTGCTTGTTTGCATAGGCGTCTTGGTGGCGTGCCTCTACCTTTCTTTGTCATTCCACAGCTGCCGTGAAGAGCAGGGTGCTTGCCAGCCTTCAATCTTCTTGACGCCACTCTCGCGGGTTCAGGATAGTCGTCTGCGCAACTTGCACTACGTCCTGTCCCTAGCATCGCTTTCTGCCTGGGCATTCTTGCTACATCGTTGGTTACGGCACTATGGAAACCTGAACTGCACAAGTGTGGCTGTGTTTACAGCGCGCTGCCTGCTTCCTCTTGCCTCTATCTGCATGGGACTGCACTGGGCGGTCAGTGCAACTCCAGAGGACACCTTCAGGAACCTTGCAGAGCTGATTAGCTTAGCGCACGTGATTCTGCCACGTATTGCCTTCGGTCTCCTAGGCCTTGGGATGCTGCTTGTGTGGCTGGACCCACTTACGGTGTTTCTAAAGACAAGAGCACCTTTGAACTCTAGGGGTGCCGTCATGCCTCCGCCAAGGTACCGTGCTAGCACTGGAATCAGCCCTCAGGCTGAGCTGCaccatcttataccacagttaTATCAGCGCATCCGCCAATCGCTTGACGATGAAGGCGCCAAGGGGACTGATCCAGATGGACGGCCAGCAGTAGAGGCCTACGGACTGGGCACTGTCTATTCTGCACCCCTGGTCTTGCTATATGGTCTGATGGGCCTTGGGATGCTGCTGCTACACCCTGAAGGCATGGCATTGGCCTtcctgctgctactgctgcagGCTGCAGCTCTCCTCTATCTCCACGCCTCCTCCAGCAATCTCTCCAGCCAGCAGAGTCATTCCAGTAAGCTTAACTTTGTTACTTGAGATACTGcactaaaaaaaatggaaatattgttaatgatgaatgaaagaaagtgtGGAAGTGTTAGCACACTTTGTCTTGAGCACACAATGTTAGTATTTATGTTATGTTAATAGTGTTTAGAAACCAAGTGTGGACCAGAGGACCAGACCAGACCAGAGGAACTGTGTAGCATCAGTAATAACATTGTTTGCATTGTGAACTAGAAGaactagaagtaagctttcctTTAAATCTGTAACAATCTGATTATTTGTTGCAACTTTCATCAGGTGTCTTCATTGTTCCCTGGGCTCCTGTGGTTCTGTGGTCTCTGGCTGCCTCACAGTACTTCCATGCCACAGGTCACCTACCCACCTTCCCATCCATCCAGTGGGGCGCTGCGTTCGTGGGTTTCCCTCAGGGACACACGGGCACCGCACTGCCCGCCTTGCTCGTCACCCTCAACACCTTCTCCTCACACATCCTGTTTGCCGGTATCTCCAAGTGTCTGTTATGACATTCTGAACCTTTTACCCATGTGCTCTTATTGTATTTGTCTGAtgtttaaggaataaaatgcctggaggaataaaacacccggaggcagtgtggtgtgatgctgcccaatacaaagcagagttactgttaccacctcttAGACCACattgtgaagtgttttattcctcttataccacggcaATTTATTGGTTTGGTGGTacttcatttaatcatttaattgatCATTTATTGGCATGAGTTTCCCTGTTGCTGATGCTGAAGTCTGTGGAAGTTCTAGTATTTAGCTAAATAAATTAGACTGATATGTCTTATAATACAGACGAGTTTCTGTTAACACCCTGGCTAACATTTTGAGTAAATATATGCAAATTTGTGTACTTGTAAACATGTCTGCATAATAGTTTTGCATGTTGTGTTTGGCtctgtgatatgtgtgtgtgtgcgtgtttagtCAGCTGCCCGTTGCTGCTCTTCTGGCCGTTGGTGTGTGAGCTGCGTGGGTCTCGAACCAGCCGCTTGGGTGGAGGTGAAGACGGGGACGATGTTGTCATGGAGATGAGGCTGAGAGAAAACCCACAACAGTTCAGTTCAGCTTTACTGCAGCTCGCAGCACGCTATCTGTTTATTAACGgagcacaggtacacacacacaaacacacacagagtgttttttcttgtgtttgtgttgtctaGTCTcattacttgtgtgtgtgtgtgtcacatgagTGGTGGAATGTACTCTAGTTACAGTATTTCATTTTATGCACATGTATTTTTCCTGTGTATGATTAAGTGGTCACTGAAATTCATTTGCTTTCATACGAATAGTTAAAACACAAACTTCGCCTCTAACTCCGCCTTCctggttttgtgttttgtcttttgtttgtgtgtgcaggttttggCATCGGTTTGTGCTGCCGCTATTCTCAGGAGACACCTCATGGTGTGGAAAGTGTTTGCACCCAAGTAAGTGACACActgaacttcacacacacacacacacacactctctctctctctctaacactctctctctctctaacacactctctctctctctctctctcttcacgcCTGCTTAGACACTAAATCAACCTGCTTAGGCAGCGTTTACACCAGTGTGGAGCAAAAATGTGCCGAGTATAATGATATTAGACACGTTTTGTTGGTCTTTTCAAACAAATCACTATGGTGAATGAATCATATCAGTTAattattccttttatttctcGCACCTTGCTTCGTGATTGCAAACCGCacaattaaaatgtacaaaccAAATCActaaatttttataaatgtccAAGGCCAAATTCAGGACTATTAAAAAAGAGATTTTACATAAGTCAATGAATCCTTTTGGTCATGACAAGGATTCCTCTAGCATTCAGTGGATCagtgtgaatcagtgaatcgttCAGTCACAactgagattcactcctctctcattcagcaggtcagtgttgGATCTAGTGAATGTTtcagtcatgactgagattcgctCCTTTTCTGTACAGTGGAtcagtgtttgagtcagtgaaagTTTTAGTCATGAAAGAGGTTGACCCCTCTAGGGTAATTGTTTGAATTGATTCGGTGAATCTTTTTATCATGACCAGTAttcttcctctctcattcagtGGATCAGTGTTTAAATCAGTCAATCATTTTTGTCATGACAGTAATTTGCTGTCTCTTATTCAGCAGATTAGtgtttgactcagtgaatcatTCGGTCTTGATTGAGATTCACTGATCTCTCATTCAGCGGTCAGTGTTTGAATCGGCAAATCTTTCGGTTATGACCGAGATTTGCTCCTCGTTTGTTGAAGGGATTAGCTGAGTCAGTGAGTCGTGTTAAGGCTCATTTAGGCAGAGCTGGAGATTTCCAGCATGTCAGTGCAAGTAGTCGTAATGTGTTTTGGAAGATACATGGAAATACAATCATATTATAAACCAACACAAAATAGCAGCCTTTTTTCATTGCTCAAGCGGTTTGTCGTCTGTCTAAGATGACTACATTATCAGGCTGCACATTTGGGCAAAGCATGAATAAATCGATGAACAAATCATTTATTGTATGAGTCAGATGACTCAAGTTactaaaattcaattcaaaaatTTCAATTCCATGCATTTGAACTGATGCATGCAATGGATTGATGAATCGTGTAATTAAATGAATCAATGAACTAATCTAATTGAATCACTCAACTGAATGAATCAATTTAACTGAACCGACTCAGAtgattcaagtaaaaaaaaaaaaaaaaaatcaactccaTGCAATTGAACCAATCCATGGATAATTCATGCAattgaatgaatcagtgaacgAATCTGAACAAATCAAAAATTTCAACTCCAGATGAGGTGATTTTGGATGCTATGAAATGTAGACCACTACTTACTACTCAGTCCTTCagtgcatgttttattttcagaaagaaGAAACCACATTGTTGCTCTCGTTTTCTTTTGGCTCACACTTGCATTGTTTTCAGAGTTTGCCTAGATGAAGTGAAATGAACCGTTATTAATAGCGgattaattttgtgtgtgtgtgcatgcaggcTGATGTTCGAGGCCAGCGGGTTCATCGTGGGCAGCGTGTTTGTGCTTGTCGGTGTCGCTCTAGTCATGAGGGTCGACGTGGCCGTGGCTCGCTTATTtcagagactccttccagagaATTCCAGGTAGTACCGCCTTCTCTGTTCCTCCTACAGTTACATCCATCATCCGTCCACCTGTCCATCACTGATGATACGAGACGCACACGACTGCCAGCATGATGGACGGAAACGGCAATGGACGAAAACAGGCCTCCGTCTTTCAGAACTCTGGAGAAATGGACTCCTGCTGGTATTTTGCTCAAACACACTCTTAATCTGAGCCATCTGAGACACTGCTGCCTTGGTAGTTAAGGAAAGACCGAGGAGTGTAAGAAAGATGTCTTTTTACTGCCGTACACTGGCTGGTTTACTGAAGGGCTTTTgtagtataaacacacacacacacacacacacacagccgtaCATTTTGAGAGCTGCTATGATGAAAGCAAACTTCAGGAAGCAGGATTTGTGCTAATGCTAAGCTTGGAATACCTtaaattaaaggaatagttgGTCAGtattcactttggttaacatttTCCTACTTTACCCAGAATGCTGTTCTACCCGCTGATAGAGGTGCTATGGGATTTAGCCCTCgtttcatctctacctaaagagactGATGCGGCGGCACTTTAAttctttagtctgtccagctctgtcTCTTCCTTTTCAAACAGGTGAGCTTTGAAAGATTCAGCTTTTATGCTAATGCCGTTATATCTTATGTTTTGAGATcgtttcaatttttttctccatttttttccccttgctgTGACATCACAGTGAAACACAACTGCTACATCATTTAATGTGCTTCAGGATAGCGTTGTGCTTTAAGGCTGTTTTTTGCTAAtgaggcaaataaaaaaatctttacagcACTAAGCTAATTGATCATTTAGCATAGCTCAGTGAGTTCCAGCATATGACagctgctttcttttcctctttaacTTTTGGTTAATGTTTCTGAGCTAATCTCTTCACAATAACAATCTCTTCACGTCAATCCAATACTTTACAtagtattattattgattaacaTCACCAAAACCAGCATATCTGCATTTAGcacaggtcagaggtcactaGCTTTACCACCACAGTGAGCAATGTCGTGAGATTCAGTTTGTATcgatgtttatttttatcaaatTGTGCtgacatttatacagtatttatgtgtgttttttttttttattttattttatatgtttgtgtgggattttttaaaaaaaatcaaagttcttgtttttgcatttgGTATGATGAGATATGAACGGTTGAGGGAAacatgagatgtgtgtgtgtgtgtgtgtgtgtgtgtggtgtgtgggaAGGTGTGTATGGTTTCCCCACTGTATTTGTCTTAATGAAAAAGAAGCAGGTTGATTTATATGCTGTGAATGAAATGtgaattaaatctttttaattgtccttaattgtattaaattaaatgaaaatgagggagaaggtaaataaaattttgtactttGAAGATGACTGgaattgtttgtgttttttaatgatttatctttttttatgaaGATAACAGTCCTAAAGAACAGCACAAGACCAAAGCCGATAAGCAACATAGTCCgcttaaatgtaataaaagtagtgaaataaaataataaacacatatcAGCTCAGGCTGTCTGAATGCATTCCCtcttcactatatagtgcagtGTTTTCTGTATTCTTACTGGATGAATTAGAATCTTATgcaccagtgttttttttttttttttttttttttttttttttttttaaaactccaaATTTCCTGGTCACGATGAAAACCAGAGTGGACAATAGAAATTGACATATAAATGAAAACtgatatataaatgaaaatataatgttgTTGAATGACCACTAAGGACAACAGGTACTTGTTACTGTTGCATTTCATACAGAAAAATCAAATTAAtacttctgtgtttttgtgtttttatgttgcTAGTTAATTTGTAATGTCCAAAATGTTAATTTCACAATGATGTAAAGAAAAGAGACGGAATTCCTATTACTTTGGTATAAGGATAAGGAAATGAAATCGGATATAGATTtaactttaatattaattatccTGTTACACCAAAGCGCTCCTGAATGcttgcttctgattggtcagaaggtgttctgTCAGTAACGAAGGGTGGATGCTCCATGCAATCTACGCCTAATAATAGACGAAGTATAAAGAaaagtataatcattgatatggcaATATTTGAggtgacgtttatttaacatttatggaaggagcctccagtgtcagcactttgtaacagtacaaaagacttcaagagagagaaaaaagaggggctggtgaaggaacagctttttatagctgctctaatgtTAAGCGATAACATGAACTTCCACAACTGTAATTGTAACTATTAAAGGATAAACAaatttttgtcacattttttctttcgTTAAGATTTTCGTGTTGGTTTTTACAGTAATATTAATTATGTCAGTTTTGCActtaaaatacagtaataatgtGACATTAATGTAAAGAAGCATTACTGTAAGGATGTAAATACCCTGGGTCATGTGggttcttctgggttctccggttttctcCTACTGTCTAAAAACATGTAAGTGGTTGGATTGGCTAGGTGTGCATGAATGAATGCAAAGTGTCCTATAATGAACTGGCATGTCATCCAGGGTGACGTCTCCCACTCTTCACCCAATGTTCCCAGgaatagactccggatccatcATGATCATCCGCACCAGGATACAAATGCTTACTCGATAGTGATGATGCTGTAAATATTCATTACAGTAACTACCTGATACTACTAGTATCTTATTAACATATCAGCTTTACACAACATTCTAGCAGTTTCTCTAACACAAGAAATATTTGAGACAGTTTTGatgtaaataacatttcatGGCCCTGCTTGATGAGGAAGttggttaaaaatgaaaaggataAAACAGAGAGGTGGGATTTCAGGGAAAATCGCAGCGCTGAACTGATTTCAGCGGAATGAATGGAGGAAAGTATTAGTACATTGCATCACAAATTCACTTCTTGTGTAATCTCAGACGTGCAGTAGTGGTCCTCATTTCCTTAATGGCAGCTTTGTCTTTATCAGGAATGTTGCATGTAATAAGTCAGAAGCCGGTTTGAGGTTAAGTGTGTAGCTCAAGGGCACAACAACAGCACTTAGGAAAACAGCAAGCCCTGAACTTCTCATAGTGTCTGATTTTTAAGAAGACAAATAAAAGGACTGAGTCACTTCTGTGGAAAACTTTACATTTGGTTTAATAGAGTGTTACTGAGTGAgtgataaacagagagaaaatgcatttatgtcaaagcaataaaataaacatttacagcgTGGTACACATTGAGCTCTGTTGTATTAAATGAGTGAGGAGTATTAAAAGGGTGATCtttgtaataaaaaattgttttttgcaatttaaaaaactgCAATATGGACGCTGTGGAGAATGATTTCTCGAGTTTCACTGTTTTATTCTTAGTGTCGATTGCAGTAGACATTTAtaatcaattattaattaatttaatttaatatggatcattattaaaactttttaaatttacaaaatatatatttttccctaggcaacaaatgtaaaaatatacagtgttttgcataagtattcacccccctctTAAACCTTTCCACATTGTCTACTATTGcagcctggaactgaaatggagtTAATTGGGATATTATGTCATGAATATGGAAGTGAGGTTGCAAAAACAATATACTtcgcaaaattatttacaaatgaaaaatgtaaaagtcgtaattgcataagtattcaccgccattgctgtgaaacccctaaatccgttccatcagaagtcacataataaGTTGAAAGGAGTTGACCTGTGTATAGTTAAAGTGTAATAAGATCTCAAAATAAATatacctgttcctggaagaactcAGAGCCTGTTAAGGAAAATACCATAAACAAAGGGTATCACGAAAACTGAGGAGGTATCAAAACAAGTCCGGGACAGAGCTCTGGAAATCGGGGGTTggttataacaaaaaaaaaaaaaaaagaacatcctGTGGAGCGACATTATatcagttattaaaaaatagaaagaaaagacCATCCTCCAGCGGTCAGTGACTGAGTAAAGAGGATATTAGTCAGGGAAGCAACCAATGTTGTAAACACCATGTTGCTGAATGCTGTAACTTTATATGACGGCCATTTTAGGACCAGAATCCTTCTTTTCCAAAGCACGTTTTGGTATAATTCCATTTATTAGGCCACATCTACCAAAGCTGGATATGATgtgtaaatgaacaaatatgGACTGTTCATactatttgttgttgtttttgtaaattatttatttaaactgagATAGCTTACATAGCTTAACGGTGTCATTTGAAGCAAGTTTATGAATGTTTGAGCATGCATGGGTGAAACTGACTGCTAGTACTTGCTAGCTTGGCTTCACgcactgtgtgtttgagttgtCCAGAGGTAACAGGATATTGTGTGTTGCAGAA
This is a stretch of genomic DNA from Pangasianodon hypophthalmus isolate fPanHyp1 chromosome 17, fPanHyp1.pri, whole genome shotgun sequence. It encodes these proteins:
- the pigo gene encoding GPI ethanolamine phosphate transferase 3 isoform X2, which codes for MKRLPVLALLLWICCVFYVGIFLFVGGFLLVRLEVNRTSSCEDVLPPTSNTTSPDFCSKHPRVRRAVILIIDALKAEFARYDPGNESPRPFENKLPVLGEMVSSRASHARLYTFRADPPTTTMQRIKGFTTGSLPTFIDVGNNFASSAVLEDNLIHQLGQAGKRVVFMGDDTWVSLFPRKFHRSLPFPSFNVKDLHTVDNGILQNIFPTLDGDDWDVVIAHFLGVDHCGHRFGPDHPAMAEKLTQMDGVIRSVIKRLQNDTLLVVMGDHGMTDTGDHGGESQKETDAALFLYSGSPLFPHPDAQVEPEVVPQTDLVPTLALLLGIPIPYSSVGQVMLPLFPRNSSLDAPVGLSQVEALWINVKQVHRFLETYSSMAKDIPADSLSQLRAHFSQISSQYMSSMRDGTPPPPELVASMQEYLSSVRETCRASWARFNPLKMAVGLLVLGFGCILCYVISELSVAVLQGTMLKTPVLAGLMFGGAVAVGQIFTLGYVEVSWCFGAAVLFSEALFLWRARRVCPRGRLSHWRLLTLPLLVLLLRCASLLSDSYVISEGRVVTFLLFSLGLYVPLQLNWDGLLVPAPSTDTQKPPGLLAPSLPPSVVRRESGTLLVCIGVLVACLYLSLSFHSCREEQGACQPSIFLTPLSRVQDSRLRNLHYVLSLASLSAWAFLLHRWLRHYGNLNCTSVAVFTARCLLPLASICMGLHWAVSATPEDTFRNLAELISLAHVILPRIAFGLLGLGMLLVWLDPLTVFLKTRAPLNSRGAVMPPPRYRASTGISPQAELHHLIPQLYQRIRQSLDDEGAKGTDPDGRPAVEAYGLGTVYSAPLVLLYGLMGLGMLLLHPEGMALAFLLLLLQAAALLYLHASSSNLSSQQSHSSVFIVPWAPVVLWSLAASQYFHATGHLPTFPSIQWGAAFVGFPQGHTGTALPALLVTLNTFSSHILFAVSCPLLLFWPLVCELRGSRTSRLGGGEDGDDVVMEMRLRENPQQFSSALLQLAARYLFINGAQVLASVCAAAILRRHLMVWKVFAPKLMFEASGFIVGSVFVLVGVALVMRVDVAVARLFQRLLPENSR
- the pigo gene encoding GPI ethanolamine phosphate transferase 3 isoform X1, which encodes MKRLPVLALLLWICCVFYVGIFLFVGGFLLVRLEVNRTSSCEDVLPPTSNTTSPDFCSKHPRVRRAVILIIDALKAEFARYDPGNESPRPFENKLPVLGEMVSSRASHARLYTFRADPPTTTMQRIKGFTTGSLPTFIDVGNNFASSAVLEDNLIHQLGQAGKRVVFMGDDTWVSLFPRKFHRSLPFPSFNVKDLHTVDNGILQNIFPTLDGDDWDVVIAHFLGVDHCGHRFGPDHPAMAEKLTQMDGVIRSVIKRLQNDTLLVVMGDHGMTDTGDHGGESQKETDAALFLYSGSPLFPHPDAQQVEPEVVPQTDLVPTLALLLGIPIPYSSVGQVMLPLFPRNSSLDAPVGLSQVEALWINVKQVHRFLETYSSMAKDIPADSLSQLRAHFSQISSQYMSSMRDGTPPPPELVASMQEYLSSVRETCRASWARFNPLKMAVGLLVLGFGCILCYVISELSVAVLQGTMLKTPVLAGLMFGGAVAVGQIFTLGYVEVSWCFGAAVLFSEALFLWRARRVCPRGRLSHWRLLTLPLLVLLLRCASLLSDSYVISEGRVVTFLLFSLGLYVPLQLNWDGLLVPAPSTDTQKPPGLLAPSLPPSVVRRESGTLLVCIGVLVACLYLSLSFHSCREEQGACQPSIFLTPLSRVQDSRLRNLHYVLSLASLSAWAFLLHRWLRHYGNLNCTSVAVFTARCLLPLASICMGLHWAVSATPEDTFRNLAELISLAHVILPRIAFGLLGLGMLLVWLDPLTVFLKTRAPLNSRGAVMPPPRYRASTGISPQAELHHLIPQLYQRIRQSLDDEGAKGTDPDGRPAVEAYGLGTVYSAPLVLLYGLMGLGMLLLHPEGMALAFLLLLLQAAALLYLHASSSNLSSQQSHSSVFIVPWAPVVLWSLAASQYFHATGHLPTFPSIQWGAAFVGFPQGHTGTALPALLVTLNTFSSHILFAVSCPLLLFWPLVCELRGSRTSRLGGGEDGDDVVMEMRLRENPQQFSSALLQLAARYLFINGAQVLASVCAAAILRRHLMVWKVFAPKLMFEASGFIVGSVFVLVGVALVMRVDVAVARLFQRLLPENSR